A region of the Nitrospinota bacterium genome:
CTTTTTCGGCGACAACCACCGAGACTTTGCTCAACTGGTTCATCCTTTCCGCAAAGGGGGGTATAAATGCCGTCGGCATGTGCTGAACTATCAAACCCCCTACCGGGAAATTACTATCAAACTCCGGCAGCAGTTTTTGGAGTGCGGCTGGACCTCCGGTAGACGTACCGATAGCGACCAACTCCGCTTCCCTGAAAACCGGCTTAACTTCCTCCCGCTTTTGCTCTCTTGCCGGCTCATGGGCCTTTTGGGCAATCAGGTCCTTTATTCTGGAGGCGACCTTCTTTCTGAACTTTATGTTGGATGTTGAAGTATCTCCAAACGACTTCGTAATGAAATCTTCGGCTCCTATCGATAACGCTTCGAAAGTAGCATGCGCCCCCTCTTCCGAAAGGGAGCTTATCATAAGAATTTTGGCGGAGCTCTTCTTCTTCAGGATCTTTAACGCTTCAAGACCGCTCATCTCAGGCATGATGATGTCCAGCGTAATAACATCCGGCTTAAGCTCTTCAGCCATTTCGACGCCTTCGCGTCCATTGCTGGCCATACCCGCGACCTCCATATCGCCATCCTCCTGGACGGCCATGGAAAGCATCTTCCGAACAAGGGCGGAATCATCGACAATCAGGACTCGAATCGGCTTTTTTCTGTCCATTTTCTGAAACGTCAACTGATGTATTTTCGAACCGTTTTAACCACACCTGCCAAGTCTGTCTTGGTGTGGAAATCATCCATCCCGGCCTTATAGCATTCCTCCCTCTTCACGTTTTCCGTCACGAAAGAAAGCGCCACGACAGGAATTGTTTTCAGCTTCTCGTCTGCACGGATCTTCATGGTCATTTCAATACCGTCCATTTTGGGCATCATAATGTCGGTGACTACCAAGCCTATTTCTCTATTCTCCGAAAGCACTCTCAAACCCTCTATCCCATTACTCGCTTCAACCACGGAAAAGCCCTTATCCTCAAGGAACTTTTTTTGCATCATTCTGGCTGAATTCGAATCGTCGACAAGCAGCACTTTTTTTACAGCCTTCCCCTTGGAGCCGCTTTTGCTGCTGTTTGATTTTCTCGGCGTACCACCGACCGCCAGGACATTTCCACCTTCTTCAATAATCTCCATCAGCCCGCCAAGATCCACTATCAGGGTCACTTTCCCATTGCCAAGAACGGTGGCCCCAGCAATCCCCTTGGGTTGTATGAATTTCCCGATAGACTTGATTACAACCTCTTCCTGACCGAGGAGTTCCTCAACGACAATTCCAACCTTTTTTTCCGCGATAGCGATCACTACCACATACATCCAGTCTTCGTCCCTGCCGGAATCTTCATCCGTGGTGATCTCGAAAACATCTTTCAGGCGAAACAGAGGCAACACCTCATCGCGAAGATGTATAACCTCCCTTTGATCGACATACTGAAGCGAGTCTACCGATGTCCTCACGGTTTCGACTACCGAAACCAGCGGAAGGGCGAAATATTCGATCCCCACTTTCACCATCAACGCCTGAATGATCGCAACCGTAAGCGGAAGCTTTATGGAGAATGTCGTCCCTTTTCCGATTTCCGTTGTAATCGATATCGTGCCGTTCAATTTAAGGACGTTGTTTCGGACAACATCCATCCCGACGCCACGGCCCGAAATATCGGTTGTCTTTTCCGCGGTGGAGAATCCGGGAGCCATCACGAGGTTCAACTTATCTCTTTCGCTCATACGATCTACTTCCGATTCCAGCACAATCCCCTTCTCTATCGCTTTTTTGACCAGCTTTTCAGGATCCATCCCCTTGCCGTCATCTCTCACCTCGATTATTATGCTGTTCCCCTCGTGAAATGCGGCCAGAGTGATCTTCGCCTCATCCGCTTTACCGGCCTGCCTCCGCTGTTCCGGCATCTCAATTCCATGGTCGACCGCATTTCGTACCAGGTGGACAAGCGGATCGCCTATCTCTTCCATAACAGACTTGTCGAGCTCTGTGTCTTCTCCTTCAAGCGACAGCTCTATATTTTTCCCCAAAGCCTTCGCCAAATCGCGAACCATCCTCGGAAAACGGCTGAACACCTTCCTCACAGGCTGCATTCTGGTCTTCATTACCCCTTGCTGGAGGTCCGCGGTAACCATATTTATCTGTCCAACCGTATCAGACAAAGACTGAACAAGCGGATCGTTTTCATGAGCCTGCTCCAGTTCTGAAGCTATCTGCAGTATCCTGTTCCTTCCAAGCACCAATTCGCCTACAAGGTTCATAACTTCATCAAGCCTGGTCACATCGACCCTGATAGTCTGTTCCGCCTTATCAGTTTCACGCCTTCCGAAATTTTGACCTTCTTCAGGCGACCGCCTCCTCTCAAGGTTTGACGGAACCTTCTCCGGCAATTTCGAGCCGCTGGCGGGAACCTCCTCCGAATCCCTTCGTCCCCTTCTCTCGATCCCGAGCTCAGCAAGGAGATCCGTCTCCGAGACAGCTTCCTCCTCGACAATCAGCCTCCCTGTTCCGGTCATTTCCGCAGAAGGCTTCTTTGCGACAGCCGCCGCCGGAGCGGCGTCTGTAGTAATCATGCATTTTCTTAAATCTTCGAGGAGGGGATTAATATCCATCGAAAGTTCCCGGTTTTCGTGGATATTTCCAAGAAGCGTCTTTATGGCATCAGAAGCCTTGAATACAGCGTCATTGATCGTAGGGGTCATCTTCAATTCCCCCTGTCTGCATTTGTTCAGAACGTTTTCGGCATTGTGTACGATGTCGACAATTTTTGTAAAACCAAGAAATCCGGCGGCTCCCTTGATAGTATGGACGCATCGGAAAACCTTGTTGATGAGATCCATGCTGTCAGGAGAATTTTCCAGCTCAATGAGGTCGTTATCGAGACCCTCGATGATTTCCCGTGTTTCGGTGACGAAATCGGCAACGATCTCACGCATTTCATCCTTTTCGTCAACCATCTTTCCCCCCTATCATCGGAAAACAGCAAAAAGGATTATTTTTCGAAACTCGTCTCCACCACAAATTGAGCGCCATCCACCGTGAAAGGTATTGCAACTGTCGGGCCGCTGGTTATAGATTCGATTTCGTGATTTTTCCCCGTTATAACGCTTGGCAGTCCAGCTTCAAAGTTGTGCCCCTTTTCCGATAGAGCTCTTCTTGCGTCTCCCGAAATCATGTTTGTGATCTCGCCCACGGCATCCTTTATATCGTCGTTCAGTTCAGTGAGAGTTTCGCCAAGCATGCCTCCGACGATTTTCAACGCCGCCTCCTTTGAAAGGCTGATGATCACCACTCCCTTGGTGGCTCCAGTAAGGCCTATCACTCCCGAAATATCACCGGATGCGACTTTATCCTTTTTCAAATACGGTTTGCCCGCAACAGGCTTTACGAACGCCATCATCTCAAGGACATTCAGCGTAGCTTTAAGAAAAGGATTTACAAAATCAGCGTTCATTAAAATCTCCAACTTCCATGCAGAAAAGTTTTCTTCTTTTGGAAAATGCCCCCTTCGCTATCGAAGCAATATTCCCAGCATTGATAGGCCAATTAAGATTTTACGAAATCCCGAACATTTTCGCAACTTCTTGTTACAAAACCCGACAGCGGCTTTTATCAGAAAATAAACTGCAGGAACGGAAACATACGCGGACATAAGAACGTATTTCACTTAACGGTGCCGATAATCCTTATTCGGAAAAGTGGCGTAATTGGGTCATTTGACCTGATTACCAGAAAATCGTGAATAGCCCCTTTAACGTCGGCAAAAAAATATCCCGTAAGTTCAACACGCTTCCCCTTTCCTATCCCCTTTTTACTTAATGGCAAGCCGGACGACTCGTTTAAAACGTCAAAATTCCGTATAAAAAGATCTCCGTCACCGCTATTACCGACGATAACCTTGTAATAAACCGTTTTGCCAAACTCTACATTCCCAAGATCAACAACACCAGGCGTAACGGATATCTCTGGGGCCGGCACCTTCACCTTGTGAACAAATTTTTCCGCAAAGGATAGATCGGCCTTGATAACCAGGGTATAGGGATCTTTCACGCCTTTCACATATACGCTGATATCGGATTTATACTGACCGCTCTGTCCGACGGGGTTGAATGAAACCCTTATCTCCCCTCTCTCCCCCTTCCCGATCTTACTCTGCCCGGCTATCGCAGCTGTACATCCGCAGGAGGTTATTACGTCAACTATCTCTATTTCGGAATCTCCCGTATTAGTGAATTTAAATGTGTGTGTCTGCCTGTTATATGATTCAAGTTTTCCGAAATTCCAGATCTTCTCCTGAAACTCAAGCCTCCCATCGGCATGGGAAAGAACGGGAGAAATAAGCAGAAATGCCAATACGAAAAAAAGTCGGCGGAAACAAAGAATGCCCAAAGCTAATACCTGGAAAGAACCTTTATTGATTTTGCGACCGGCGCATACTCATCGTTAAAATAATATATAAGCTCCACCCTCATGCCAGCCATCAGGCTGGAGAATGGAACAGCCGTGCCGCGAGTCCCGATAATCACTGTATCGGGAATGACAAGTATCTTCCTTTCGTTAATCTCGACAAAATCCACACCGACCCTATCGAGACCGACGTTGGCAACTTTTGATTCGATTCTGGTGATATCCCCATTTGCAGACAATGAAACGTCCGCAATTACACCTAATAACAACAGAGAAGCCAGCAAAATCCTCACCAGACCTCCCTCCATGCAACGATGCCGCTTTTAATATTTATTACAGTGTCAAATTTGACCTCTGTAACCTCACCCGTGCTTTTCTGTATGTACGCAACGGCCCCTTCCTCTCTCCCCGCGTGTATCGCAACGGACGAGGCCAGCCCAGTGCCTGCCGTTTCCGATCTTTTGAGGACAATATCAGGATTGGAAGAGCTATAGCCTATCGTAGACTCCTTGTAGGCTGTACCGGTTTTATAATAAAGCGAATAGAGGTAGTTCAACCCGCCGAAGCCACAAACATCCGTATTCGGAATAAAACTTGTAGCCAGCACTACGCCACCCACGATGGACGGTTTATTCAGAGCCCTCTCCTTGGAAGTGGTAAGACGCATGTACCACCCCTGATAATTGGCGAGTATTTCATCTGCCAATCCCTGCAGGGTGGTTATCCCGCCGGGTCCGCCTGTTATGGCCCCCCCCTTGGAGACAACAACTGCCGTTGTATCGAGAAGATTCGTTACCGTTGGGGAGCCGTAGCTCGCCGATGAATTCAAGGATGCCGCTCCCAAACATGCGTTATCCCATGCTCCGGTAACCCTGTCCCAGCAAACATCTCTGACCCCGTATACACCCTGAACCGCAGTGTCCGCCTTGTCGGTGGTGCTTTTGAACTTCCCGGTCCCCCAGTAGATCCAGAGCGGCCCCTCTGTATCGTTTGATACTGATGGAGCCGCGGAAATTGTCTGCCCTACGGCGGAGTTATGCAGCAGGGACATCTGCCAGTTGGCAGGGTTAGGGTCGTTGTTTATAACTATTCGCCACATTCGGCTGTTCCACGAACCACCCCCCGTGGCTTTGTAATAGGTTTCACCTATGTATACGGCGTCCGAATTGTAAATGGGGGGGGAAACGGTATTATCTGAAACAAAATCAATGTCCACCGATACCGGATCCGCAAAGTATGAGGTCGCGTCCGAAACCGCGAATTTCGCGGCAAGCGTTCCAGTTTCCAGATCGACTACGAATACCTTCCCCGTCTGGTTTGAGTTCCCCTGATAATCTGGAACATAGGCGGCCTTTGTACCTGAGCCGAAAACGGCGAACCATTTTGTCCCAACCTTTACGATAGCCGGGTATGATGCCGCGAATCCCAGTTCATTGTCATCCGCAACCAGTCCCGACCGGGTGAGGTTGTGCCCGAATTCCCAAAGGAGGTTCGGCGAGTTCGGATCCGTTACATCAAGGGCGAAATATGCCGACCTCCATTTCCTCAAATTCGCGGCTGTGTCACCGTCGCCGTCAACGTCAAATCCCGCGTCGGCTATCTCCCCTCCGCCACTACCCATTCCTCCAATGAGGATGGTCCCCCAGCATTTGCCAGCGGAGTTTGAGCCTACATGAATGGCGTCGCATGGGAATATCTGCACGTCAGAGATCTTTGGCCTCATATCAACATACTCCACGCGCGAGTAAGTAAGGCTCCCCATCCAGTTCAGATGCGGGAGGAGGTTGTATGGAATATACGCCCAACTCTCTGCGCCATCCTGCACGGTCGCAGAGGCATTGCTCGCCCTGATTGCGTGCAACATCCCGTCATTGGCCCCTACATAGGCATAAACGTCTCTGGGACTGGATCCTGTCACGCTGTATTTGTCGGAAAACATGTTATAGGAGGGATCTCTGTAAAGAAGTCCGTATGCCTCAGCCGGAGAAGAGACCACTCCGGGGGTCGAATTTACAATGTCCCCAAGTTTCCATTCGTTCCCGCTTATGTTGCGGTCACGATAGCCGACTACATCGGCCCCCCTTACGAAGTTGATCAGGTTGGCCGGATCCGCGCTCTTCATATACTTTGCAAGAGCCGCCGAGTTTCCGGTATTAAACGAGATGAACTCCCCCGTAGCGGGGCCGCTGCATCCATTGCAGACACCGTCTTCGTTTGAATCCAGGAATGTGTATATGTTCCTTGCTCCGGGCGCAACCGCACTCAGCAGCTTCTCCCCGGCATCCCAGTTGTACCCGCTGTATGAAACGAGCGGCACGGAACTGACCGGTGTAGTGGTGCAGACGCCGTTCACTTCAGAGAGGTTTTTCACCACCGTCTGGTTCTGAACGATATCAAATTCAAAACCTATGCAGTTCCCGAATTTGTCCCTCATCGCCCCCAGCGGGTCTACGTTGAAAGAGAGGAGATGCCCAAGCCAGTCGATGTCCCTGGTGCCGCTTGCCTCTACGACGGTTTTCTTCGGCAGGAAGTAAGCCTGGAAAATATTCCCGGCGCCGGAAGAGGATGTCGCAAGAACCGATATGGCTGTTCCCGATGTCGCGCGGTTCAGAATATCCGTTATCGCCTCAAGGAGTTTCGACTCCAGCTGTGCGCCATCCGATGCCTTGAAGTAGGTGTCCGGTATATTATCGCCGTTTACGTCCCACTCGCTTTGAAGATCAGGTATTTTGTTGGCGTTGGAATCAATGAACGCACCGTTTTTAGAAGTCTCTTGCAGGATCGTCTCCGCGGCCACAGAATCACCAAACGCAAATATTGTGTAAATGGTCAGATTCTGATCTCCCGCGATATCGCTTCGAAGATCCCCCACATGGGCGTAGAGGGCGACATCGTCCAGAAAATCCGAGTTGGCAACGGCATCGTTGCCGTCATTGTCATAATCTGTCAGAGGTCTGTTTAAAGGGTCTAGCACGGTAGGAACGATATTTTCATCGTAAGTTGGTTCACCGTCAGTAATTATGATCACGAAATTTTTACCGCAAGATACATAGCCGGCATATTCCGAATAGTACAAGGGGTCGTTGCCTATTACATTCGAAGGGAGGTTCCCGTTCACCCCATAATCCATGTTCCCCAAAGTAGGGTGGCGATAGAACGCAAAATACCCAGCGGCTATCCAGAGCGATTCCGCCAGCGGGGTAAATCCGTCTGCCGGCTCGGTCTGAAAGTTCGTTATGAAGTTGGTTCCATACCCGGTACCCGTGATGGCTTGGGAGATGTATCCTCCATCCCTTCCGTTAGCCGGCCCCCCTTCCGCCAGGGTTCTGCCGCTATTAAAGAATTCGAGGCCCCACCTCGCCTGGTTTTCAACTCTCTGCATGATGCCCGCGAGGTTTCCCGAAACGAAATCATTCGGCTCCAGGGCCTGGTCCTTTTGAATCGAAAGGGTAAAGGTAGCCAACACCAACTGGACTCCCGTGGCTATCGTAGTTCGGATCACACTCATATTTCCGCCAGCGAGCTTATACGAATAGGTGTATGTCGCATCATTCTGATAAGGGGTTATGCCGGCAGTGACGCCAAGCGGGCCGGCAAACATCCTATCCCACATTGCGGAAGAGGCCTCCCCCTTGTTCTGCTGGTTTCCTCCGCCCGTCCTCGATGTGGCAAGCCCACCCATGACGACTTTTCTGGAAACGTCCACCCTCCTCATTGTCGCCCAGTTGAGAAAATTCCCGCTCCAGGGACCGGCGGCGTTTATCGTAAAGACGTTGCTTGCATAGCTATACTTGTAGGCAGAAGTGAAGTAGCCGTAATAGGTCGTCGCAGGGTCGTATACGCCGAGGTAGGCCCGCTCATTCATGCTCCCCGAATTATCCATCAGAAAAAGGATGTTCGGCTTTACAGTGTTGCTCATGGAAATAGGGGTATGCGAGTAGTCGGCGTTTGTCTCGCCCCGCGCACTGCTTGCGGTAAAGCCGCACAAGAGGAGAGCAACGGCAATTATTCTATGCCTATTGATCACAGACATCTGGCACCCCCTTCAACGCATTTGAATTTTGCCCTTACCGTGGCCGACTTTCCAGCATTGGAAGTGTTATTTGAATCTATCCTGTAATAGAGGGCAACGCTCCCCGCGCTCCCGCTACCTATCCCTTCATAGCGCGAGCCGAACTCGGAGGATGTCCCGGCCAGCTTTCTGCTGGTCACATAATCGATATCGACGTTCACCTTTTCACCCGCCAAATCGACCTGAGCGTCCGGAATGGCGTCGTTATAGCTATCAGGGTCGTTAACGGAGTCCCCTTTCAGCTCATCTTCAAGGTCGGTAACGCCGTCAGAATTCGTATCGGTGTTATTGATCGTTATTTTCGCACTGCCCGTATCGATAGCCGCTACCTTTAAACCGTTACCGACAGCCCGCATCACCAGTCCGCCGCCGTAATCGGCGCCGCCATCTGCAAGGTACATCAGCTTTGTCTTATTTCTGTATTCCCCGCTGAACCGAAGGCTGAAACCTGTGCTGTTCACGGCAACAAGGGAGAATATGGCGAGAACCATCGTTATCAGGAGGGCGAATGCAAGAGCAACACCCTTTTCATTTTTTAAAACAGCCATCCAGCCTTTCATATATTGTTCCTCAATGAAACCCTCGTGGTAATTGATTCCAGATTGTACATCTTAGTAAGGTTATGCACCGTTTCCGTGCGAAAGGATGCGTTGATATCTATGGCAACAACCTTGTCGAAATTCCTCTCCAGAACCGCGTTGGTCGGGAGGCCGACATCCGTGCTTATCGTCCCGTTCTCATATTTATAGACAAATGCCAGCGCCGTCAGATTTTCCACAACGACCCTCCATGAGCCGATGGTACCGGCCAGATCCGTAATATTGGCTTGTTCAAGATTGGATCCATTCAGCCTGAACGCCAGGAATTCCCTCGTCGAGCTCCGCGTGCCCGAAACCGGCGGATTAACCGCTTCGCCATCCTCATCGAGGTCGGCCGTAAAATATATCTCTGTAGTTGAAACTATCACGGATGAAGTGCCTGCGGAAAAAGTTGAATCGGTAAGCCCGAATCTGTCGGGCCCCGCCTCTCCAGGGTCATATCCGATAAGCCGGAGGTTCTTCGACAATGTATCCATTGCGTTCCGTTCGCTGCCATGCATGTATACAACCTTCTGCTCGCCGGCAAAAAGCTTGTTTTGCGAATCAAACATCCTGTATATGGCAAGCATGACTATTGAAGCTACGGCAATGGATACCATAAGCTCCACCAGAGTTATACCTTTCTGATCCAGATTCATATTTGCCATATTCCTATTCTCCGACTATCGCCGTAGCTATCGAAACATACCTTGGGCTACCCTTTTCGGACCATCCCACCACAACGTAGACCGTCTTCATGCCGGCCACCGGATCATCATCCCTTATGGACCATGTCCTCCTCATTTCACTTGCGACAGCAAGACCCGACGGACACTGCAGAATGGCAAGGGGAAAAACTTCAAATCCGTTTGCGTCGACCGTATAGCTGTAATCAGGATCCGCAAATAGCGTAGCCGGATCTGTTTCAGCATCGTTTGCTATGGAACAGTTGCCAAGCCCGGCGCCTATCGTATCGTCGCCGCCGCCAATCGCCATATCCGCGCCCAGATTAAAATCTATACTTCTTAGATCTTCTATTGTCTTTTGCACAAGAAGACTTGCTTCAATATATCTGGAACTGGAGACATTCCCCCCTACTACAGAAAGAGAGATCGACGAAAGCGCCAACAGCGCGATTGAAAAGATGGTGATAGCTACCAGGCTTTCCAGGAGTGAAAAGCCTTCACACCCCGATACAGGAGTGCAATAAATCTCCCTGCGCCGGAAACTTGCCATATCGCGGTTGAATTCGCTTCTCATCTATTACCTTTTTTCCATTAAAAACAGCTACTTCTTTTGCACATATTATAGCCTTTTAGCGGCTAATATTATGATTTATGCATAATCCATACCAATATAAAAGAGAAAAGAATGCAAATTTGCAACATTTTAGCCATATATATAGACCGCTCAACATGCCAAGTATATATTATCATACACTTTTACCAATATCGGTCTCCCCACTCTTCTGCAACAATATTAACAAATTCATCCAATAAACCGAAAAGCATCATATGAAGTATTTCGCAATTCCCGCATTACTGCTAACTATACTTTTTTCCGGCGAAGCGTCCGCATGGTATGTGACCATTCACGACGAGCCGGAGGACTCTGAAAGAAAAAATGGAATAATTTTCCCTTTGACAAATAATACGAGCAGGGACATTGAGCTTGTATATGGGTGGGTATACAGATACGAAGCAGAAAATCCAAAGGATCTCTACCTCGTTTCAAATCCGCACGTACCGGGCATAAAGGTAACACCCGGACCACACAAACCTGGCGAAAAAGCGCTTTACTGGTTCGAGGTTCCTCCGTATCACATAAAACCTGATAAATACGGGATATTAATTTACGATGCTTCCATTCGGTTTTCCCGATTTTGACCCTCTCAATCCATTTTTCAGGAAATTCCGCTAGAATAGAGCGATGATTGAAAATCGGCTCTGCAGAATTAAAACGATTATCATCTTTATGACAATTGCCGGATTCGCGATACCGGCGAACCCGGAGGAGGAGAAGAGTGCGGAAATTCACTTCAACCGGGTTATATACGGCGATGTAATGACCGGGATGCGGCTGCAGCATTTCAGCTCAATTTTTCCCGGATTTACCGAAACCGCCAGCGGAAACTTTGTGGACCTTGAGAAGCGGTCCAAAACTGATTTC
Encoded here:
- a CDS encoding chemotaxis protein CheX is translated as MNADFVNPFLKATLNVLEMMAFVKPVAGKPYLKKDKVASGDISGVIGLTGATKGVVIISLSKEAALKIVGGMLGETLTELNDDIKDAVGEITNMISGDARRALSEKGHNFEAGLPSVITGKNHEIESITSGPTVAIPFTVDGAQFVVETSFEK
- a CDS encoding PilC/PilY family type IV pilus protein yields the protein MSVINRHRIIAVALLLCGFTASSARGETNADYSHTPISMSNTVKPNILFLMDNSGSMNERAYLGVYDPATTYYGYFTSAYKYSYASNVFTINAAGPWSGNFLNWATMRRVDVSRKVVMGGLATSRTGGGNQQNKGEASSAMWDRMFAGPLGVTAGITPYQNDATYTYSYKLAGGNMSVIRTTIATGVQLVLATFTLSIQKDQALEPNDFVSGNLAGIMQRVENQARWGLEFFNSGRTLAEGGPANGRDGGYISQAITGTGYGTNFITNFQTEPADGFTPLAESLWIAAGYFAFYRHPTLGNMDYGVNGNLPSNVIGNDPLYYSEYAGYVSCGKNFVIIITDGEPTYDENIVPTVLDPLNRPLTDYDNDGNDAVANSDFLDDVALYAHVGDLRSDIAGDQNLTIYTIFAFGDSVAAETILQETSKNGAFIDSNANKIPDLQSEWDVNGDNIPDTYFKASDGAQLESKLLEAITDILNRATSGTAISVLATSSSGAGNIFQAYFLPKKTVVEASGTRDIDWLGHLLSFNVDPLGAMRDKFGNCIGFEFDIVQNQTVVKNLSEVNGVCTTTPVSSVPLVSYSGYNWDAGEKLLSAVAPGARNIYTFLDSNEDGVCNGCSGPATGEFISFNTGNSAALAKYMKSADPANLINFVRGADVVGYRDRNISGNEWKLGDIVNSTPGVVSSPAEAYGLLYRDPSYNMFSDKYSVTGSSPRDVYAYVGANDGMLHAIRASNASATVQDGAESWAYIPYNLLPHLNWMGSLTYSRVEYVDMRPKISDVQIFPCDAIHVGSNSAGKCWGTILIGGMGSGGGEIADAGFDVDGDGDTAANLRKWRSAYFALDVTDPNSPNLLWEFGHNLTRSGLVADDNELGFAASYPAIVKVGTKWFAVFGSGTKAAYVPDYQGNSNQTGKVFVVDLETGTLAAKFAVSDATSYFADPVSVDIDFVSDNTVSPPIYNSDAVYIGETYYKATGGGSWNSRMWRIVINNDPNPANWQMSLLHNSAVGQTISAAPSVSNDTEGPLWIYWGTGKFKSTTDKADTAVQGVYGVRDVCWDRVTGAWDNACLGAASLNSSASYGSPTVTNLLDTTAVVVSKGGAITGGPGGITTLQGLADEILANYQGWYMRLTTSKERALNKPSIVGGVVLATSFIPNTDVCGFGGLNYLYSLYYKTGTAYKESTIGYSSSNPDIVLKRSETAGTGLASSVAIHAGREEGAVAYIQKSTGEVTEVKFDTVINIKSGIVAWREVW
- a CDS encoding prepilin-type N-terminal cleavage/methylation domain-containing protein, which translates into the protein MRSEFNRDMASFRRREIYCTPVSGCEGFSLLESLVAITIFSIALLALSSISLSVVGGNVSSSRYIEASLLVQKTIEDLRSIDFNLGADMAIGGGDDTIGAGLGNCSIANDAETDPATLFADPDYSYTVDANGFEVFPLAILQCPSGLAVASEMRRTWSIRDDDPVAGMKTVYVVVGWSEKGSPRYVSIATAIVGE
- a CDS encoding prepilin-type N-terminal cleavage/methylation domain-containing protein, giving the protein MANMNLDQKGITLVELMVSIAVASIVMLAIYRMFDSQNKLFAGEQKVVYMHGSERNAMDTLSKNLRLIGYDPGEAGPDRFGLTDSTFSAGTSSVIVSTTEIYFTADLDEDGEAVNPPVSGTRSSTREFLAFRLNGSNLEQANITDLAGTIGSWRVVVENLTALAFVYKYENGTISTDVGLPTNAVLERNFDKVVAIDINASFRTETVHNLTKMYNLESITTRVSLRNNI
- a CDS encoding chemotaxis response regulator protein-glutamate methylesterase, which translates into the protein MVAIGTSTGGPAALQKLLPEFDSNFPVGGLIVQHMPTAFIPPFAERMNQLSKVSVVVAEK
- a CDS encoding DUF1573 domain-containing protein, which codes for MAFLLISPVLSHADGRLEFQEKIWNFGKLESYNRQTHTFKFTNTGDSEIEIVDVITSCGCTAAIAGQSKIGKGERGEIRVSFNPVGQSGQYKSDISVYVKGVKDPYTLVIKADLSFAEKFVHKVKVPAPEISVTPGVVDLGNVEFGKTVYYKVIVGNSGDGDLFIRNFDVLNESSGLPLSKKGIGKGKRVELTGYFFADVKGAIHDFLVIRSNDPITPLFRIRIIGTVK
- a CDS encoding hybrid sensor histidine kinase/response regulator, whose translation is MVDEKDEMREIVADFVTETREIIEGLDNDLIELENSPDSMDLINKVFRCVHTIKGAAGFLGFTKIVDIVHNAENVLNKCRQGELKMTPTINDAVFKASDAIKTLLGNIHENRELSMDINPLLEDLRKCMITTDAAPAAAVAKKPSAEMTGTGRLIVEEEAVSETDLLAELGIERRGRRDSEEVPASGSKLPEKVPSNLERRRSPEEGQNFGRRETDKAEQTIRVDVTRLDEVMNLVGELVLGRNRILQIASELEQAHENDPLVQSLSDTVGQINMVTADLQQGVMKTRMQPVRKVFSRFPRMVRDLAKALGKNIELSLEGEDTELDKSVMEEIGDPLVHLVRNAVDHGIEMPEQRRQAGKADEAKITLAAFHEGNSIIIEVRDDGKGMDPEKLVKKAIEKGIVLESEVDRMSERDKLNLVMAPGFSTAEKTTDISGRGVGMDVVRNNVLKLNGTISITTEIGKGTTFSIKLPLTVAIIQALMVKVGIEYFALPLVSVVETVRTSVDSLQYVDQREVIHLRDEVLPLFRLKDVFEITTDEDSGRDEDWMYVVVIAIAEKKVGIVVEELLGQEEVVIKSIGKFIQPKGIAGATVLGNGKVTLIVDLGGLMEIIEEGGNVLAVGGTPRKSNSSKSGSKGKAVKKVLLVDDSNSARMMQKKFLEDKGFSVVEASNGIEGLRVLSENREIGLVVTDIMMPKMDGIEMTMKIRADEKLKTIPVVALSFVTENVKREECYKAGMDDFHTKTDLAGVVKTVRKYIS